TGAGCACACTGACGAATGAATGGGAAAATAGCGATGTCGGCGAAAGTGACTCGACCAGCGACCAGAAACTGATTTCTTAGCAAATGTTTTTCCAGCTTGCCAAGAAAAACCTCACACTGATCGCGGTAATATTCCACTGTGTGCTGCGGATGTTGTTCAGGGTATTTGTAGCGATCCAGTGAAAGCTTAAAAATAAAATCATTCTCTTGAAGCAAGCCTTGCATTTCCCACTGCCAGTTCATGACATCGTCACCAGAAAGCCACTGCTGTGGGTCTTGGTTAGATAATGCCCATCGCATAATGTCACGACTCTCATCAAGCAGCATTTCATCATGTTGTTCGCTGGCGGGAATAATAAGCACGGGCACCGTTGCTTTTGATGACTTGCCTATTAATTGCTGTGGTTTGTCTTTCAGAACTACTTCACGTAGAGCTACTTGGCTTTTTGAAGCTGCAATAGCCATTCTGGCCCTGATGGCGTAAGGGCAGCGCCGGAAAGAATAGAGTACAGGTTGTGATGCTACTGACATAAAAATCATCTGTTATGTACACATGCATACAATATACTGTGAGCGATTGCTAGATGCGAGCTGCCATTGTTAAAGTTGGTCTAAATTTTTTAGAAAAGGGCTTTTGCGAACTAGCTCACAAATAAAAAATAACCAATAGCTCATTATCAAGTTGGTTTGGAAACCGATCCGAAAGGGTCTCGATATGAGAAGGGGGAGGCTTGAGTCTTCCCTTTTTTATTGGGCGATAATAAGGAAATGTCATAGATCGGCTAAAGCAATCTATTGATGTTTGTTTATCTGATGTATTCTTATTTTTTTTAAGATAGTTATGGTTTTTAATCAAACAATGGTTTTTCTTGTTACTTATCAGTTTTTCTTCTGGAATGATCAAAATATTTCTTGCTAAGTAATTATTTAATAACGCAGCAAACAACTTGTCACTATGTCAGAATACGGCCTTTCTGTGAAAACTGTACCGAGTTGTTATTTTGGATCGTTCGATAGTTTATGGTTTGTCTGCGGTGGCTTGTTGGTCGACTGTAGCGACTGCTTTCAAGTTAGGATTGGGCTATATTGGCCCGTTTGAGCTGGTGTTTTGGTCGGTACTGTTTGCGACTTTAATGTTAGTTGCTGTTGTTTGGTGGCAAAAACGCTCACTGCTTGAAGCCTATAAAAAATCACCGAAGCGATATTGGTTGGCAGGAATGCTTAACCCGGGAATATATTACCCGCTACTGTTTTTGGCTTATCAGAAGCTTCCAGCTCAACAAGCGCAAAGTATTAATTACAGTTGGGCATTAATGTTGACACTAATGTCGGCTATTTTCCTCAAAGAAAAAATCACTAAAAAAGACTGGTTAGCGTGCTTGGTTGGCTATTTTGGCGTGGTGGTGATTGCGACTTCAGGTGATTTAACTTCTCTGAACTTTCAAAGTCCGCAAGGTGTCATTTTTGCCTTGGCGAGTACCGTTTTGTGGGCAGGTTATTGGATTGTTAGTAGAAAGAATAATGAACAGCCAGTGACTGCAATGGCACTGAATTTTATTTGTGGTTTGCCGATTGTGTTGATTGTAATGCTGATATCAAAAGCAATCAGTGGTGACATGAGCATGCCAGGTTGGCAAGGCTTGTTAGCGGCAGTCTATATTGGCTTAATGGAAATGGCATTAGCCTTTGTGCTTTGGCTAAAAGCTTTGCAGGCGACCGAGAATACTGCACGGGTGAGTAACCTAATTTATCTATCACCGTTGATTTCTTTGGTACTAATCAATCAAGTGTTGGGAGAAGCAATTCACTCAGCAACTTTGATCGGTTTGGCGATGATTTTATTGGCGGTCGCTTTTCAACAAAAGAGAAAAGCTGGATAAACCAGCTTTTCTGAAACTGCTTTTAGACGATGCCCATTCCCGACAATAGTAAAATGCCAACAATGCTCCAGGCATGTAATCGTGGGAACTGATACCAATAGAGCGCTGAAGCTGGGTGGCCTTTAGCCAGATGACGTCGGCTTTGAACTACAAATATCAAATAGCTGACCGGATAGAGAAATATGGCAAACACGGCAAACATTTGCGACGGGTTGCTAGCGAGCATTTCTGGTTTATAGCTTTGAATAATCGCATAAATAATAAATAGCCAAGGCAGAACTAGGCTGCCTAGTGTTAAGGTTTTACGCTTGACAAATTGACGTGCTTTCTCGGTATGCTTGCTGTACGGCATGGCTAACACTCAAATAAATCAGTTATTCCTCATCATAGATACTGGTTATCGCTAAACATTGACCCGGTTCAATAAAATATCTTATAGCAACGATTAAAAAATTGAGTTTGAATTGAATGTTTTTGTCATACCAATTCATTCGCTTTTTACTACCTTCCACCATTTTTTT
Above is a genomic segment from Pelagibaculum spongiae containing:
- a CDS encoding glutathione S-transferase, producing the protein MSVASQPVLYSFRRCPYAIRARMAIAASKSQVALREVVLKDKPQQLIGKSSKATVPVLIIPASEQHDEMLLDESRDIMRWALSNQDPQQWLSGDDVMNWQWEMQGLLQENDFIFKLSLDRYKYPEQHPQHTVEYYRDQCEVFLGKLEKHLLRNQFLVAGRVTFADIAIFPFIRQCAHVDFEWFQATPYPKLQQWLEHFKSSEIFLSVMQKYPQWKEGDTPVYFPE
- a CDS encoding DMT family transporter, with translation MDRSIVYGLSAVACWSTVATAFKLGLGYIGPFELVFWSVLFATLMLVAVVWWQKRSLLEAYKKSPKRYWLAGMLNPGIYYPLLFLAYQKLPAQQAQSINYSWALMLTLMSAIFLKEKITKKDWLACLVGYFGVVVIATSGDLTSLNFQSPQGVIFALASTVLWAGYWIVSRKNNEQPVTAMALNFICGLPIVLIVMLISKAISGDMSMPGWQGLLAAVYIGLMEMALAFVLWLKALQATENTARVSNLIYLSPLISLVLINQVLGEAIHSATLIGLAMILLAVAFQQKRKAG